Proteins encoded within one genomic window of Oscillatoria sp. FACHB-1406:
- the rsmA gene encoding 16S rRNA (adenine(1518)-N(6)/adenine(1519)-N(6))-dimethyltransferase RsmA translates to MYPQTRKRFAQHWLRSETALDRIVKAAALEAGDRVLEIGPGTGILTQRLLPAARSVVAVEIDRDLCKRLVQRFGKLDNFLLLQGDILSLDLTAQEQTFSDFFPINKVVANIPYNITGPILKLLLGAIAAPKIPAYSAIVLLVQKEVGERLTAQPNSKAFGALSVRTQYLAECETVCDVPAKAFVPPPKVDSAVVRLRPRPFPVVAANPRYLETLVKLGFSSRRKMLRNNLKGQVDSDRLTPLLEQLEIDPNARAEDLSVEQWVFLSNHLSPV, encoded by the coding sequence TTGTATCCTCAAACACGAAAACGATTTGCTCAACATTGGCTCCGTAGCGAAACAGCGCTCGATCGCATCGTTAAAGCTGCTGCGCTAGAAGCCGGAGATCGCGTCCTCGAAATCGGTCCGGGGACGGGGATTCTCACCCAGCGCCTCCTTCCTGCCGCTCGTTCTGTGGTTGCGGTAGAAATCGATCGCGACTTGTGCAAGCGCCTCGTTCAACGCTTCGGGAAACTCGACAATTTTCTCCTTTTGCAAGGCGATATTTTATCCCTCGATTTGACCGCGCAAGAACAAACCTTCTCCGACTTTTTCCCCATTAATAAAGTCGTTGCCAACATTCCCTATAACATTACCGGGCCAATCCTCAAACTGTTGCTCGGTGCGATCGCCGCGCCCAAAATTCCAGCTTACAGCGCGATCGTCCTGCTCGTTCAAAAAGAAGTCGGCGAACGACTCACCGCCCAGCCCAACTCCAAAGCCTTCGGCGCGCTTTCCGTCCGTACCCAGTACCTCGCCGAGTGCGAAACCGTCTGCGACGTTCCCGCCAAAGCCTTTGTCCCGCCGCCGAAAGTCGATTCTGCCGTCGTGCGGCTGCGCCCGCGTCCCTTTCCTGTCGTCGCTGCTAACCCCCGTTACCTCGAAACGCTGGTTAAGCTCGGTTTCAGCAGTCGCCGCAAAATGTTACGAAATAATTTAAAAGGTCAGGTAGACAGCGATCGCTTGACCCCATTGCTGGAACAATTAGAAATCGATCCCAACGCCCGCGCCGAAGACTTGAGCGTCGAGCAGTGGGTCTTCCTTAGCAATCACCTCTCCCCAGTATGA
- a CDS encoding TMEM14 family protein produces the protein MSIGFFAALAYGILALVGGILAYSRVKSFPSLISGSISGLLLIAAAIAVRAGQPWGLPLAAALVAALIVVFAVRWFKTRKFMPAGMMIIAGILAAIAIVPELLS, from the coding sequence ATGAGTATCGGATTTTTTGCAGCCCTCGCCTACGGGATTCTCGCTTTAGTCGGCGGAATTCTTGCTTACAGTCGCGTTAAAAGCTTTCCCTCGTTAATTTCCGGCAGTATCAGCGGCCTACTGCTGATTGCTGCCGCGATCGCGGTTCGAGCCGGACAGCCTTGGGGATTGCCCCTCGCCGCCGCCCTCGTCGCCGCCCTCATCGTCGTCTTTGCCGTGCGTTGGTTTAAAACGCGCAAATTCATGCCCGCTGGGATGATGATAATCGCTGGAATTCTCGCCGCGATCGCGATTGTCCCGGAACTGCTAAGCTGA
- the ispE gene encoding 4-(cytidine 5'-diphospho)-2-C-methyl-D-erythritol kinase produces the protein MHAYSLLAPAKINLHLEIIGDRADGYHELVMIMQSVGLCDRIEVCPNGSPNFRLHCDSVQMPPPEQNLAYKAAQLMSAEFPEAFARLGGADIALEKHIPIAAGLAGGSGNAAAVLVGLNLMWGLGLAQPELQELASRLGSDIPFSVSGGTAIATGRGEKLDAINGPSQLWVVLAKYQSLEVSTPWAYNTYRQKFGHTYPRDTDILKSRAARIHSGPLVEAILHKNSARIGELLYNDLEKIVLPEYPQVAELKTAMQRPGVLGVLMSGSGPTVFALCASREEAARVKTEVREQIRDRDLGLWIAPFSSGGIQVA, from the coding sequence ATGCACGCTTACAGCCTCCTTGCTCCCGCTAAAATCAACCTCCATCTCGAGATTATCGGCGATCGCGCCGACGGCTACCACGAACTGGTGATGATTATGCAGAGCGTTGGTTTATGCGATCGCATTGAAGTCTGTCCGAACGGCAGCCCAAACTTTCGCCTCCACTGCGATAGCGTCCAAATGCCGCCGCCCGAGCAAAATCTCGCTTACAAAGCCGCCCAACTGATGAGCGCAGAATTTCCCGAAGCTTTCGCCCGTTTGGGCGGTGCGGACATCGCGCTCGAAAAACACATACCCATCGCCGCCGGACTCGCCGGCGGATCCGGTAACGCCGCCGCCGTCCTTGTCGGACTAAACTTGATGTGGGGACTCGGACTCGCCCAGCCCGAACTACAAGAACTCGCCTCTCGCCTCGGTTCCGATATTCCCTTTTCTGTCTCCGGCGGCACAGCCATTGCAACCGGACGCGGCGAAAAACTCGACGCGATTAATGGCCCATCGCAGCTTTGGGTCGTTCTCGCCAAATATCAAAGCCTCGAAGTCTCTACTCCCTGGGCTTACAACACCTACCGCCAAAAATTCGGTCATACTTACCCGCGCGATACCGACATCCTTAAATCTCGCGCCGCCCGCATTCATTCCGGCCCCCTCGTCGAAGCCATCCTCCATAAAAATAGCGCTCGTATCGGCGAACTCCTCTACAACGATCTCGAAAAAATTGTCCTCCCCGAATATCCCCAGGTTGCCGAACTGAAAACAGCGATGCAACGTCCCGGCGTTTTAGGCGTTTTGATGTCCGGTAGCGGGCCGACGGTATTTGCCCTGTGCGCGTCTCGAGAAGAAGCCGCGCGGGTTAAAACCGAGGTGCGGGAGCAAATCCGCGATCGCGATCTCGGTCTTTGGATTGCACCCTTTTCCAGCGGCGGTATTCAAGTTGCGTAA
- a CDS encoding PRC-barrel domain-containing protein — protein MTTDNIRLRSEFINTKVIANDSAKQLGVVKELLVDIDRREVVALGLRDSILSLTGMPKYMYLEVIEKVGDVVLVPHDDVIEDVDVEAYSKLIGCEVITENGELLGRVRDFIFNIEDGRVASLVIASIGLPQIPEQAISTYELQVEEIVSSGPNRIIVFEGCEERLTQLTVGLLERFGIGRPLWEREEEEVYGYAKPVDPANQLGTGIPINTPASPKPIEARKPAYESTWDSDEWEEPEAIPVPPRQAEKVRYRERYEDEVDEENWRDERRDVAARREAARYDYDEKQDVWDDDIEPEPYNPPKVNIPERTKAPEYEDGY, from the coding sequence ATGACAACCGACAATATCCGCCTCCGCTCCGAATTTATTAATACAAAAGTCATCGCCAACGATAGCGCCAAACAGCTAGGCGTAGTCAAAGAGCTATTAGTAGACATCGATCGGCGCGAAGTCGTCGCCCTAGGCTTGAGGGACAGCATCTTATCCTTAACCGGAATGCCCAAATATATGTATTTGGAAGTCATTGAAAAAGTAGGCGATGTCGTCCTCGTCCCTCACGATGATGTTATTGAAGATGTCGATGTCGAAGCCTACAGCAAACTAATCGGTTGCGAAGTCATCACCGAAAATGGCGAACTGCTCGGGCGCGTCCGCGACTTTATCTTTAATATCGAAGATGGGCGCGTTGCCTCCCTGGTTATTGCTTCGATTGGGCTGCCACAAATCCCCGAACAAGCAATCAGTACCTACGAATTGCAAGTCGAAGAAATCGTCAGTAGCGGTCCTAATCGCATTATCGTTTTTGAAGGCTGCGAAGAACGCCTGACGCAACTCACCGTCGGACTCCTCGAACGCTTCGGAATTGGTCGTCCGCTCTGGGAACGCGAGGAAGAAGAAGTTTACGGCTACGCAAAACCTGTGGATCCGGCTAACCAATTGGGAACCGGTATCCCCATCAATACGCCCGCCTCGCCCAAACCTATCGAAGCGCGCAAACCCGCTTATGAAAGTACGTGGGATTCGGATGAGTGGGAAGAACCCGAAGCAATCCCGGTTCCGCCCCGACAAGCTGAGAAAGTTCGTTATCGCGAGCGCTACGAAGATGAGGTAGATGAGGAAAATTGGCGCGACGAACGCCGCGATGTTGCCGCTCGCCGCGAAGCCGCCCGCTACGATTACGATGAGAAGCAGGATGTTTGGGATGATGATATCGAACCGGAACCTTATAATCCCCCGAAAGTGAATATCCCCGAACGGACGAAAGCGCCGGAGTATGAAGACGGGTATTAA